In the genome of Burkholderia diffusa, one region contains:
- a CDS encoding DinB family protein, whose protein sequence is MHSRFDRFRATPLGAQLEALIAQPERYLEFAALSRVGVAAIGAIQHEIAHKFPEIEGDTTARQFCGAMVADVMRRHGHDVVQARGRIGGALFSYGAVFSAFPLALPFADVVAALAAMPDRVTAYAMHIPAALFTRRPAGTGFSFVEHACHLRDLDAVFAERIDVVRTHELPVIASVDGTALAAQRDYLAQPLDDALAAFRTGRAALCASVAALQPSERQRCGLRDGIRRMSLEELVRELLDHDRTHVLELDELLAELELPPLPSSEAK, encoded by the coding sequence ATGCATTCCCGTTTCGACCGTTTTCGCGCAACGCCCCTTGGCGCGCAGCTCGAAGCGCTGATCGCGCAGCCCGAGCGTTATCTCGAATTCGCGGCGCTGTCGCGAGTCGGCGTCGCGGCGATTGGCGCGATCCAGCACGAGATCGCGCACAAATTCCCCGAAATCGAAGGCGATACGACGGCCCGGCAGTTCTGCGGCGCGATGGTCGCCGACGTGATGCGCCGCCACGGGCACGACGTCGTGCAGGCGCGCGGCCGGATCGGCGGCGCGCTGTTCAGCTACGGTGCGGTATTCAGCGCGTTCCCGCTGGCGCTGCCGTTCGCCGACGTCGTCGCCGCGCTGGCCGCGATGCCCGACCGGGTCACCGCGTATGCCATGCACATTCCTGCCGCGCTCTTCACGCGCCGCCCCGCCGGCACCGGCTTCTCGTTCGTCGAACATGCGTGCCACCTGCGCGACCTCGATGCGGTGTTCGCCGAACGCATCGACGTCGTGCGCACGCACGAACTGCCGGTGATCGCGTCCGTCGACGGCACTGCACTCGCCGCGCAGCGCGACTACCTCGCGCAGCCGCTCGACGACGCGCTCGCCGCGTTCCGCACCGGCCGCGCCGCGCTGTGCGCGTCGGTTGCGGCGCTGCAACCGTCCGAACGCCAGCGCTGCGGGCTGCGCGACGGTATCCGCCGGATGTCGCTCGAGGAACTCGTGCGCGAACTGCTCGACCACGATCGCACGCACGTGCTCGAACTCGACGAACTGCTCGCCGAACTCGAATTGCCGCCCCTCCCGTCATCGGAAGCCAAATGA